The region CTCTACATACATGTTTCCAAAGAACGGAAGCACTAGAATGGTGAGGCCTTGCTCCTGAGTTTTGCAATTCTTAGGCTTCTGGCTAATTTCGTCGCACAAGAAACTTTCAGAAGCAGGTTAAGCTCAACTCAAATGCCCCCTAGATGCTCCCCAATGATATACAATTGCAGCCTTAGGCAAGTTCATTAGCCAAGCCAAGAATGCCAAACTTGCAAATAGTTAATTCTAGTAATGCTTTGGAACAGATGCCAAACTCTTTGATTCCAAGGTCctattttattaagttttcaattCAGAAGTCTAAGCTCAAACAAGACAATCAACGTTACTCCAGCTCCAAATGGCTAAGAAGTAAAAGGCCTAGAACATGGTCAGTCAAAGTACACTAACAAATCTCATCATCTGTTCAAAGCATGACCCTCCATTTTGTTGCAATGCCAACTGAACATTGAAGCTAAAAGATAGCCTGTGTCAGAATGAAATAGAAGTATGGCAAGTTTTCTTGCCATAATTACTATGCTACCTAGATGAAAATATTCTCAGAGCCCTGGCAGCTTTCAGAactttatgtatatataacatgCATTACTTGAAGCACAGATGACCCATCAACATAGCACACACAGTGTTCTAAGATGGAAGTACAACAGGGAAGCTTTGCACACATTCTATTTCAGAATCTTCAAGGCAAGCGGCATGGAAACAAAGAGGTGGCATGTCATGTTTGACATCAACACTCCTCGAACACTTCCAAGTGCAGAATAGACACTCATTCAAACATGTCCTAGTAtttcctaattttctttttaaattgcATATTTAACAAACACTTGGAGGATACTTGTGTCTTATCATATGATCCTGTGTGTCCCTCACTTAACAAATTAAATgtgatttataaatttaaaaaactaaaaaatcaacTATAGAAGAATGACAATGTAGATATACACGTTAATCCTTTCTCCTCTAAACTTTTAATTTCAATAACTTTGAAGCCAGAACATCTAGCTAATtcgctaaaaaatttattaagacCTTTTAAGTTGCACTTATTTCCTACTATATAGAATACGAATAATTTTTTGCATGCATATGAAACATATAGTTTAATACTTGAGGTCTCCTTCACTGTCAATTTCTAGTACTTTCAAAAAGTACCATGACATGGTGTTTATATCATGTCATGTCCATATTattcattcttcttttcttcaaaatcaattCCTCTCGTACTCTTACATTTAATGCATAAAAGATAGTactttatttcaattataagtCAAAAGAAATGGGGCAATGATTACTGATATTATCTCAAATCAACTTGACCAAGTGAATCCCTCACAAAATAGCTTCTTAATGTAGGACCACGATTCTTTGGTCTCTACTAGGCCTCTGACCCAGTCTAGATAAGAGTCCGTATTGTAACATGTAAATGTGACAATTTCTCTTTCATTGTCTCATACCTAACTCCACTTGTATTTCAATTCAtaacaaaacttaaaacaaaataGATACCTGAAAACTTGAAGACTACTTTAGAATGCAAAGCTCTATACTCCAGAAAGAAAGGACACCATGCTTGAAAGGTGAGTATCAATGCATCCTAGTATCACACAACATCTAATTATCATGTTCTTAGATGTAAGGTTCCTCCCCCTTCAGGGTTGGGCAATTAATGTCTGTGTGGCATGCACATGGGTAGTAGAGGAGCAATCCCATGTGTGCGTCTATTTGTGGTTTAAGCTCTTCAGTTTTTCTCTCTACTACCATTAGTGAATGGAAAAGGGAAATATTATCTGATGGTATTTTGGTGGAAAAACTTACGCATTCTAAAGGGAACAAACtgacaaaataaagaaaaccaCATGTCAAGGCAATGCATGCATATGGAATGAAATTGAAAACAAGAAGTTTACCTTGGAAGAGGGGTTATCCATGCAACCAAAAGTTTGACTGAATTCAGGTAGTCCAAGATATTCATCTAACTGCCATTCTGGAATGCTCACAGCTGCAGATCCTCCAGACATTGGCAACTTGGTTGGCGGAAAATCCCCCACTCCATCAAAATGGACAGGAGATACCTTGTTAGGCTGACCAGCCAAAAATATGGAGTTGCCATTTCTAGACACAGCATGAGATTCTCTTTCTGATATTTTCTCAGCTGTGTGTGATTTCACTGTGGATAAGGATGCACCTGGTTCAGTGGGTTCTAAACCTACTTTTGCTCCAGTAAGTAGAAATCTCTGATGTGACGATACATAGGCATTTGCTGTGTGTACGACAACATCACATTTCCGACAAAGTAATGCTCGATCCTCAAGACAAAAGAAATAGCCAACAGCCTCCTGTCAGAGATTGGTAATTATTCTGTCAAAACTTCAAAAGATTAAATAGAACTTCCTTACCTATAATTTTGAGAATAAGAAAGCAAACAAGTCCATGGTTCAAAATATATCCTCCAGGTGTGCACAGAAGAATTAAGCAATAACCATGAACCCGAGTCATTTGATTTCACGGTGCAAGATATTAGACAAGGATATGAATGTACTTATTTTCATTTCAAGAATTTGCATTCATTCTTTTATCTACAGAACCAACTAATGCAGTCTTATAGGTTATAATTGTTCTGCAAGCTTCATGCAATCAGGCAGTGGCTCCTTCACTTCTTTCTTTATCATTGTTCTCCATTTGCAATCTGCGAGTTCGGCAGACTGTATACATCTCTTGTCATGGCATCAACAAATTCACACCTTTATAAAATCCTGATGCTTGCTTCCAACTCAAATGTTGATAAtaatgagagggagagagagagagagagagagcacaataaatacatatttccAGGTCAGAGGCAGCAAACATTCTTTTCTTTAAGAACTTACTCAAACACAAATTATTCAACCCCAGTAACCAGAGAAAGGGGAGAGTTTTAGAAAATACGGTATCTCCATAACTAAACAATGCTGTGACCATCATAGGATTACATGAATAGTCATGAATCCAATGCAAAGCCTAGAAAGTAACAATTACCACTAGCCAGTGAACAAAACAAACCTAAAACCCAGA is a window of Diospyros lotus cultivar Yz01 chromosome 10, ASM1463336v1, whole genome shotgun sequence DNA encoding:
- the LOC127811614 gene encoding B-box zinc finger protein 22-like isoform X3, which codes for MKIQCNVCEVAEANVLCCADEAALCWACDEKVHAANKLASKHQRLPFATSSSPMPKCDICQEAVGYFFCLEDRALLCRKCDVVVHTANAYVSSHQRFLLTGAKVGLEPTEPGASLSTVKSHTAEKISERESHAVSRNGNSIFLAGQPNKVSPVHFDGVGDFPPTKLPMSGGSAAVSIPEWQLDEYLGLPEFSQTFGCMDNPSSKAEQR
- the LOC127811614 gene encoding B-box zinc finger protein 22-like isoform X2 — protein: MKIQCNVCEVAEANVLCCADEAALCWACDEKVHAANKLASKHQRLPFATSSSPMPKCDICQEAVGYFFCLEDRALLCRKCDVVVHTANAYVSSHQRFLLTGAKVGLEPTEPGASLSTVKSHTAEKISERESHAVSRNGNSIFLAGQPNKVSPVHFDGVGDFPPTKLPMSGGSAAVSIPEWQLDEYLGLPEFSQTFGCMDNPSSKVYSHGNCTL
- the LOC127811614 gene encoding B-box zinc finger protein 22-like isoform X1; this translates as MKIQCNVCEVAEANVLCCADEAALCWACDEKVHAANKLASKHQRLPFATSSSPMPKCDICQEAVGYFFCLEDRALLCRKCDVVVHTANAYVSSHQRFLLTGAKVGLEPTEPGASLSTVKSHTAEKISERESHAVSRNGNSIFLAGQPNKVSPVHFDGVGDFPPTKLPMSGGSAAVSIPEWQLDEYLGLPEFSQTFGCMDNPSSKPRDDYLPDKNGV